The Bradyrhizobium sp. WSM471 genome includes the window GGCAAAGCCCGTGCTGGAGAACATGGGCAAGAAGATCGTGCATTGCGGCGGTGCCGGCGCGGGCCAAGCGGCAAAGATCTGCAACAACATGATCCTCGGCATTTCCATGATCGCCGTGAGCGAGGCGTTCGCGCTGGCCGAGAAGCTCGGGCTCTCGCACCAGGCGCTGTTCGACGTCGCCTCGACCTCGTCGGGCCAGTGCTGGTCGCTGACCACCTATTGCCCGGTGCCCGGGCCATTGCCGACCTCGCCCGCCAACAACGACTACAAGCCGGGCTTTGCCTCGGCGCTGATGGTGAAGGATCTGACGCTGGCGCAGGACGCCGCCAAGGCCGCGGGCGCGGCGACGCCGCTCGGCAAGCATGCGCAGGAAATCTATCAGTCATTCGACGCAGCCGGCCACGGCGGGGTGGATTTTTCCGGAATTATCAAGCACGTTCGCAGCCTCGCTGAGAAATAGCGATGCTTTGCTCGTAGCCGGGATGGAGCGAAGAGAAATCCGGGACAGCCGCTTCCAATTGCCTAGCTGGCCCCGGATTGCGCTTCGCTCCATCCGGGCTACGCTCGAAGGTCAATTCGACGGGCTCTCACCATGACGACATTTCAGGAAGCGCGCGCGTTTCTACTTCATAACCGCACGGACTACGAGACAGCGGTCAAGGGCTTCCGCTGGCCCGATCCGGTTCCCTTCAACTGGGCGCTCGACTGGTTCGACGCCGAGCTGGCGGCGAATGCGGACAGCAAGGATCGTCCTGCGCTCTGGATCGTCGATGCCGCGCAGGACCGGCAGACCAAGCTCTCGTTCGCGGCGTTGTCGCGCCGCTCCAACCAGGTCGCGAATTTCCTCCGTGCGCAAGGCTTGAGGCGCGGCGATCATCTCCTGCTGCTGCTCGGCAATGTCGTTCCGCTGTGGGAGACAATGCTGGCGGCGATCAAGCTTGGCGTCGTCGTGATTCCCGCAACGACGCTGCTCACCGCCGACGAGCTCCACGACCGGCTCGATCGCGGCAAGGCGAAGGCGGTGGTGGCAGCGCAGGACCAGGTTGCGAAGTTCGCAAGCCTTGGCGCCGACAATATCGTCCGCATTGTCGTGGGCGAGGCTTCCGATGGCTGGCTTTCCTATGATGAGGCGGCAAAGGCGGCGGAGAGCTTTGCAGCCGACGGCCCGACCAACGCCGATGACCCCATGCTGCTCTATTTCACCTCGGGCACAACCGCAAAGCCGAAGCTGGTGCGGCACAGCCAGCGCAGTTACCCCGTCGGCCATCTCTCGACCATGTACTGGATCGGGTTGAAGCCCGGCGACGTCCATCTCAACATCTCCTCGCCCGGCTGGGCCAAGCACGCCTGGAGCTGCTTCTTCGCGCCGTGGAACGCGGGCGCGACCGTGTTCGTGCTCAACCAGCCGCGCTTCGACGCCAAGGGCCTGCTTGCCACCATCGGCCGCTGCGGCGTCACCACGCTGTGCGCGCCGCCGACGGTGTGGCGGCTGTTCATCCAGGAGAACCTGTCGTCATTCAAGGTGGCCTTGCGCGAGGTCTGCGGCGCGGGCGAGCCGCTCAATCCGGAAGTGATCGACCAGGTGCAGGCCGCCTGGGGCCTCACCATCCGCGATGGTTACGGGCAGACGGAAACGACAGCGCTCGCCGGCAACTCGCCGGGGCAAAAGATCAAGATCGGCTCGATGGGCCGGCCGCTGCCGGGCTATCGCGTGCAGGTCAGCGACGCCGATGGTCATCCGGCCAAGGAGGGCGAGGTGGCTCTGGTGCTCGGCGAAAACCGCCCCGCCGGCCTGATGCAGGGCTATCAAGGCGACAACGGTGAACTGTCCGGGGCCGAAGGCGAGCTTTATCGCAGCGGCGACGTCGTGTTCGAGGACGATGATGGCTATCTCACCTTCGTCGGCCGCTCCGACGACGTGTTCAAATCCTCCGACTATCGCATCAGCCCGTTCGAACTCGAGAGCGTGTTGCTCGAGCACGAGCTCGTCGCGGAAGCCGCCGTGGTGCCGAGCCCGGATCCGATCCGGCTGGCGATTCCCAAGGCCTTCGTGCTGCTGACATCCGGCGCGGAGCGCTCGCCGGAAACCGCGCTCTCCATCTTCAGGCATCTGCACGCGCGCCTGGCGCCGTTCAAGCGCATCCGCCGCCTCGAGATCGTGACGGAGCTGCCGAAGACAATCTCGGGAAAGATCCGCCGCGTTCAGCTCAGACGTCTCGAGCGCGACGACGACCGCAACGATCCCCTGCGCGGTCGGGAATTCCGCGAAGAGGATTTTCCGGAACTGCCGAAAACACGGAGCGAGACCTAAGTGAACGAAGTCTGGAAGAAGCCGCCGATTTCCTTGGACGCCTATCAGGCCATGGTCGGCAAGGAGATCGGGGTGTCGTCGTGGCACCTGGTCGATCAGCCCCGCATCGACACCTATGCCGACGTGATCGAGGATCACCAGTTCATTCACGTCGACCCGGAGCGTGCGAAGAAGGAGACGGCGTTCGGCACCACCATCGCGCACGGTTTCCTCACGATGTCGCTGCTGTCGATCATGTCGTACGAGGTGATGCCCGTCATCGCGGGCACCACGATGGGCGTCAATTACGGTTTCGACAAGTTGCGTTTCATCTCGCCGGTGCGCTCGGGAAAACGCGTTCGCGGTCGTTTCGTGCTGGCGGAAGCGAAGCTGCGCAAGCCGAATGAATTGCAGTCGCGCACCAACGTCACCGTGGAGATCGAAGGTGAGGACAAGCCCGCGCTGGTCGCGGAGTGGCTGGGGTTGATCTATTTCGCCTGAGGCGAGCCGTTCCTGCCGGACTTGACCCGGCAACCCATCGCTGCTCAAAAGCCGTTCAAATCGCGCTCGGTGCACCCTCTCCCCTTGCGGGAGAGGGTGGCGAAATCGAGCGGAGCGAGATGAAGCCGGGTGAGGGGTATCTTTCCACACGCTCATCTGCCGAGACAGACCCCTCATCCGGCGCCGTAGCCAACGCTACGCGTTGGCGTTTTAACTAGGAACGGCGGCCGTTGGCCGCCTATGCCACCTTCTCCCAGAAGGGGAGAAAGGAAGACAGCACAAGGAAGCACAATGGCAATCAGGTTCGACGGACGCGTCGCCATCGTCACCGGCGCGGGGAATGGTCTGGGGCGCGCGCATGCGCTGGGATTGGCCAGCCGTGGCGCCAAAGTGGTCGTCAACGATTTCGGTGGCGCGCGCGACGGCAGCGGCGGCTCGCTCTCGCCGGCGGAAGCCGTGGTCGAGGAGATCCGCAAGGCCGGTGGCATCGCCATGGCCGACGGCGCCGACGTCTCCAATTTCGAGCAGGTCACCGCGATGGTCGAGCGCGCCACCAAGGAATGGGGCAGCGTCGATCTCTTGTGTGCCAATGCCGGCATTTTGCGCGACAAGTCGTTCGGCAAGATGGAAGCGGCCGATTTCCAGAAGGTGCTCGACGTGCACCTCGTCGGCACCTTCTATTGCTGCAAGGCGGCCTGGGCCGGCATGCGCGATCGCAACTACGGCCGCATCGTGCTGACGACGTCGTCCTCCGGCCTCTACGGCAATTTCGGCCAGGCCAATTACGGAGCAGCCAAGTCCGGCATGGTCGGCCTGATGAACGTGCTGGCGGAAGAGGGCCGCAAGTCCGACATCCGCGTCAACATTATCTCGCCGACGGCAGCAACCCGCATGACGGAAGAGTTGCTGCCGCCGCAGGCGCTGCAGTTGATGAAGCCGAACGCGATCACGCCAGCGGTCGAGTACATGCTGAGCGAGGATGCGCCGACCCGCACCATCATGGGCGCTGGCGCCGGCTCGTTCGCGGTGATCAAGATCGTCGAGAGCGAAGGCATCAACCTGCCGGAGTCCGAGTGGACCCCGGATGCGGTCGCGGAGCATTTCGCAGAGATCAGCGACATGTCGAAGGCGAAGGCGCTGCAGGGGGCGTTCGAGCAGACGCAGAAATACGTGGCGCAGGCCGCCGCGCGTGCCGGGGTAAAGCTCTGACAGCGGTCGCCGTCATCGGCGCCGGCCCTGCTGGGCTGATGGCGGCCGAAGTGCTCGCGCAGGGCGGTGCTCGTGTCACCGTCTACGATTCCATGCCATCCGCGGGCCGCAAATTCCTGATGGCCGGCCGCGGCGGACTCAATCTCACCCACAGCGAACCGCTGCCGCAGTTCATCACGCGCTATCGCGAGGCGGCGCCGAGACTGCAGGCTGCGATCGAAGCGTTTTCGCCTGACTCGCTGCGTGCCTGGAGCGAGGCGCTGGGCGAGCCGACCTTTGTCGGCTCCAGCGGGCGTGTGTTTCCGAAAGCGTTCAAGGCATCGCCATTGCTGCGGGCGTGGCTGCGGCGCCTCGATGCTGCCGGCGTGCGCTTTGCCTTTCGGCAGCGCTGGATGGGCTGGGACCGGGACGGACGGCTGGTCTTTGACCCGCCCGGCAGCGGCGCTACCGTCGCCGCGGACGCCACAGTGCTGGCACTCGGCGGCGCCAGCTGGCCGCGACTAGGCTCCGATGGCGGCTGGACGACGATCCTGGCCGACAAAGGCGTTGCGATCTCGACGCTGCGGCCAGCGAACTCCGGCTTCACAGTCGCATGGTCCGAAATCTTCCGCACGCGCTTCGAAGGCCAGCCACTCAAGGGCATTACGCTGTCCTTCGGCCCACACCGGGCGCGCGGCGAGGCCATGATCACAAGCGGCGGGATCGAGGGCGGGGCGATCTATGCGCTGTCGGCCGAACTGCGCGAGGCGATCGCGGCGAACGGCGAAGCGGTCCTGCATGTCGCCTTGCGGCCGGATGTCGATCATGGCGAACTCGTCAAACGCCTGTCCGCATCGCGCGGCAAGCAATCGTTCTCCAACTTCCTGCGCAAGGCTGCGCAGCTGTCGCCGGTCGCAGTCGGGCTGTTGCAGGAAGCCGCCATCAGTGCCGGCCAGTCGTTGTCGGCCGTGTCGGCCGAAGGTTTGGCGGAGCTCATTAACGCCGTGCCGATCAAGCTCACGGGCGTAGCGCCGATCGCGCGCGCGATCTCCAGCGCCGGCGGGATTTCTCTCGATGAACTCGACTCGGACTTCATGATCCGCAAGCTGCCGGGCGTGTTCGCGGCCGGTGAGATGCTGGACTGGGAGGCGCCGACCGGTGGCTATTTGCTTCAGGCCTCGTTCGCGACGGGGGCTGCGGCGGGCAGGGGCGTGTTGCGACGGCTCGCCCTGAAGGACGGGTAGAGCGCACGCTCCACCCATCCCACGGAGCCCTACCTCAGTTTTCCCCGTGCCGCCACCGGCAGCGTGCCGATGATCTCCTCACCGCGCACCATCACCACTTCGTCCATCATGTTGACGACGACGCAGACATGATTGGGCACGACCCGCACGACGTCGCCGACATTGGGCCGGGTGTTGCTGCGGGAGAGGTCGAGGAAGCCGTGCTCTTCGGCGAAGCGTGCGATCTTCGCTTCGGGGTGCTCGAGGATGAGGCCGTGGCCGTCGAGGCCGCCGGTGTCCGTCGTCAGAGTCTTCGAGCCCGCGTCGAGGATGCCGCGCTCAGGCGCGGCGCGGCTGACCACCGTCGAATAGATGTGCAGCGCGCAGTCATCCCAGGTGGCGACGCCCGCCGCGACCTGCATGCGGTCGTTATAGATGTAGGTGCCGAAGCGGTGCTCGGTGCCGCCCTTGAGCTTGCCGAGATTCTTCAGGTTCGGCGTTCCGCCGGTCGAGACGATTTTTGCATCCAGCCCGTGCGCGCGCACGCCGGCCAGAGCTTCGTCATAGAATTTTTGCGCGTCCACCCAGCCGGTCTCGGTCGGATACATCATGAAGCCAGCGAATTGCAGTCCCTTGGATGCAGCAATCTCTTGCGCCAGCGCAATCGCCTCGGCGGGCGTTTCGACGCCGGCGCGCTTGCGTCCTGTGTCGCATTCGACCACGACCGACAGCGGTCGGCCTGAGGCCGCGGCGGCCTTGGGCAGGCCGGCAACGACGGTCGAATTGTCAGCGGCGACCGTCATGTTCGCCTTCGCCTGCAGCGCCCCTAACCGCGCCATCTTCTCTTCGCCGAGCAGGTTGTAGCTGATCAGGATGTCATCGATGCCGGCATTGGCCATGATCTCGGCTTCACCGAGCTTCTGGCAGGTGATGCCCTTGGCACCGGCAGCGATCTGCATCTTCGCGATCGTCGGGTTCTTGTGCGTCTTGATGTGAGGCCGGTTGGCGATCCCGGCGTCATCGCAGGCCTTCTGGATCCGCGCGATGTTGCGCTCGACCTTGTCCATGTCGATGACGGCGCAGGGCGTGCCGTATTCGCGGGCGATCTTGGCGGCAAGGGTCGTTGTCATGGAAGTCTCTGAGTTGGCGCGCATTCCGTTTGCAAAAGCGGTGCCCACTTTTGCGAATGCACGCTAGGCCTGTTCAATCTCTTCGCGCCGCACTTCGAGCTCCAGCCATTTGTCCTCGGCCTCGGCCAGTTCCTTTTGCGCCTTCGTCAGAGCGTCGGATGCCTGGTCGAAGCGCTTGCGATCCTTTCGGAAGAGATCGGGGTCGTCAAGGAAGCGCTGCTGCTTGGCGATTTCGGCCTGCAGCTTGGCGATGGTCTTGGGCAGCGTCTCCAGCGCGTGTTGCTCGTTGAAAGTCAACCGCCGTCTCGCGCCGCCGGACGGCGCAACTGATCGCTGCTCTCTCGTCTCTTCGACGGCCTTCGCTGTCGCGCGCTTCACGTCGGCGCCGCGCTGGGCCAGCATGTCGGTATAACCGCCGGCGTATTCGAGCCAGCGTCCGTTGCCCTCGGGCACGATCACAGACGTTACCACGCGGTCGAGAAAATCGCGATCGTGGCTGATCAGGATCACGGTGCCTTCATAGTCGCTGAGCATCTCCTCGAGGACGTCGAGGGTCTCCAGGTCGAGGTCGTTGGTCGGCTCGTCCAGCACCAGGAGGTTGGAGGGTTTTGCCAGCGCGCGTGCCAGCATAAGCCGGCCGCGCTCGCCGCCCGACAGCACCTCCAACGGCGTGCGCATCTGTTCCTGGGCGAACAGGAAGTCTTTCATGTAGCTGACGACATGCTTCGGCTTGCCGCCGACCATGACATGGTCGCCGCGGCCGCCGGTGAGCGCCTCGGCCAGCGTCGTCTTCGGATCGAGACTTTCCCGATGCTGGTCGAGCGTGGCCATCTCGATGTTGGCACCGAGCCGTATGCTGCCGCTGTCCGGTGCGCTGCCGCCGGTCAGCATCTCGATCAGCGTGGTCTTGCCGGCACCATTCGGGCCGACGATGCCGATACGGTCGCCGCGCTGGACGCGGATCGAGAAGCCGTCGACGATCTTTCGCTCGCCATAGGACCGGCTGATATCCTTGGCCTCGATGACGAGCTTGCCGGATTTGTCGGCCTCGGCAGCCGCGAGATTGGCGTTGCCCGTCGCGCCGCGATGGGTGCGGCGCTGGTCGCGCAGCGCGTGCAGGTTTCCCAGCCGCTTGACGTTGCGCTTGCGGCGGCCCGAGACGCCGTAACGCAACCAGTGCTCCTCGTTGACGATCTTGCGGTCGAGCTTGTGCTGGTCGCGCTCTTCCTCCGCGAGCACCTCGTCACGCCAGGCCTCGAAGGCACTGAAGCCGCGGTCGATCTGCCGGATCTGGCCGCGGTCGAGCCAGGCGGTGCTGCGCGAGAGATTGCCCAGGAAGCGCCGATCGTGGCTGATGATCACCAGCGCGCAGCGGCGGCTTTCCAGTTCGCCCTCCAGCCATTCGATGGTCGGAAGATCCAGATGGTTGGTCGGCTCGTCCAGCAGCAGGATGTCGGGTGAGGGCGCCAGCACGCGCGCCAGCGCGGCGCGACGCGCTTCGCCGCCGGAGACATGCGCCGGATCTTCTTCGCCGCTGAGACCGAGCTGCTCGACCAGATAGCGCGCCTGATAGTGGTCGTCGCCGGCATTGAGGCCGGCCTCGACATAGGCCAGCGTGGTGGAGAAACCGGAAAAATCCGGCTCCTGCGGCAGGTAGCGGATGGTAGCGCCGGGCTGCACGAAACGGCTGCCGCCATCCGGTTCGACCAGGCCGGCGGCGATCTTGAGCAGCGTCGATTTGCCGGACCCGTTGCGGCCGATCAGACAGACGCGCTCGCCGGTCGAAACCGACAGTTCGACGCCTGCCAGGAGCGGCGTGCCGCCGAAGGTCAGCTTGATATCGCGCAGTTGAATCAGCGGTGGCGCCATGCGGTGTCTCAGTCCTGTCTTGTTGCGGCCTGGTCGGCGCGGCGGCGCTGGATGCGGCGGATGGTCTGGTCGAGTGTCGACAGAAACGTCGAGCGGTCGCGCGGTGAATAGGATTTCGGACCGCCGGTGACTTCGCCGGCCGAGCGTAAATCGGTCATCAGGTTGCGGACCGCGAGCGTCATCCCGATCGATTCCTCGGTGAACGCCTTGCCGTTGGACGCAATCACATCGGCGCCGGCCTTCACGCAGCGGCTCGCGAGTGGAATATCCGAGGTAATGACGATATCGCCGGGCCCGGCGCGTTCCGCGATCCAGTCATCGGCCGCGTCCATGCCGGCACCCGCGGCGACCCGCTCGATCAGCGGATCCTGGGGCACGCGGATGAAATTGCCCGCGACTACGCTCACGGGCAGGCCGTGCCTGCCAGCGACGCGATAGATCTCGTCCTTCACCGGACAGGCGTCGGCGTCGACATAGATGCGGGTGGTGTTTTGAGGGTTCGTCATTGTCCGTAGATGGGGCTTGCGAAGCGGTTCCGCAGCAGCCGCGTGGTACCCCATTCGGATCGCAAAGGCGAGGGGATTGACCCCGGTTCCTCAGGGCCTACGATCGGCCCGAAACAACAAGAATTTGGGGAAAGCCAAGCCATGCCGAACCGGCTCGAAACCTATCGCGTCGAGGCCTACAACACGGCCAAACAATCCGAAAACAAGATGCATGACGACAATGTGGCGCGCCGCTTCGGATTTTCCGGCGGGCTGGTCCCCGGCGTCGACGTCTTCGCCTACATGGTGCATGTGCCGGTGGCGCGCTGGGGCCGAGATTTCCTGTCGCGCGGGCTGATCGAGGCGCGTTTCATCAAGCCGGTCTATGACGGCGAGACCGCCGACGTCGATGCGACCGAGCACAACGGCTTGCTCACCATCGAGGTGTTCAGCCGTACCGAGCTCTGCGCAACGGGCACGGCGTCGCTGCCGGCGACTGCGACTGCGGTGTCGTTGAGCGACTATGTCGAGGTCCCCGCGATTGCCGAGCGCAAGCCGGTCAGCGCGGCAACATTCGAGACCGGCAAATGGCTCGGCACGACACCGCGCCGCTGGGCCGGGCAGGATGCGGCCGACTATCTCGCCGACATCCGTGAGACCGATCCGATCTTCGCGGGCGAGGGGCTAGGCCACCCCGGCCTGATCCAGCGCGTCATGAACCGCGTGCTGGTGGACAACACGATCCTCGGCCCCTGGATCCATGTCGGCAGCCGCATGCAATTGTTGTCGGCCGCACGCTCCGGTGACGAGATCACCGCGCGGGCAAAAGTCACCGCGAATTACGAGAAGAAGGGCCACCGCTTCGTCGAGCTCGACGCGCTGGTGGTTGCCAACGGCACGACGCCGCTGGCGCACTGCCAGCACATCGCGATCTACCAGCCGCGCGAGCAGGCGGTGGCGTAGGCACGGGCGAAGAGAGGCAAGTACACGGCTCCAAGCTCGGTGTCATGCCCCGCGAAGGCGGGGCATCCAGTACGCCGCGGCTTCTCCGTAAATCACTGCCGCCTCAGAGTACTGGATCGCCCGGTCGAGCCGGGCGATGACAGTGAGCTTGTGGAGGCAGATGGGCAGCGCTACGCCGCTTTCCCCTTGGCATCCTGGATCGCCCGCCACACGCGCTCCGGCGTCAGCGGCATGTCGATGTGCTTGATGCCGTAGTCGGAGAGCGCGTCGATCACCGCGTTCACGACCGTTGACAGGCTGCCGGCGCAGCCGGCCTCGCCGCAGCCTTTGCTGCCGAGTGGATTGGTCGTGGCCGGCACCGGGTGGTCGCCGACCGTCATGTTCGGAACGTCCTCGGCGCGCGGCAGGGCGTAGTCCATCAGCGAGCCCGTGATCGGCTGGCCGCTCTCGTCGTAACGGACGTGCTCCATGAGAGCCTGGCCGATGCCCTGGACGACGCCGCCATGGAGCTGGCCCGCGACCAGCAGCGGGTTGATCACCGTGCCGAAATCGTTGACCGCGCTGTAGCGCACGATCTGCACGACGCCGGTCTCGGGGTCGATCTCGACCTCGGCGACATGGCAGCCGTTCGGGAAGGACGACGGCACCGGTTCGCTGGTGTGATCGACGTCGAGGCTGTCGGGCACGCCATCCGGGGTCTTGCCGTCGTGCAGGCGCTTGGCGAGCTCCATGATGTCGATGCTGCGGTCGGTGCCGGCGATCGTAAAGCTGCCGCCTTCGAATTCGATGTCGGCTTCGGATGCCTCGAGCATGTGCGCGGCGGCGCGCTTGCCCTTTTCAATCACGAGCTTGGCGGCGCCCACGATCGCCATGCCGGTCGCGGTGATCGAGCGCGAGCCACCGGTGCCATTGCCGGTGTGGACGATATCGCTGTCGCCCTGCACCAGCTTGACGCTGTCGAAGGGGACGCCGAGCTGCTGGCAGAGTACCTGCGCGAATGCGGACGCGTGGCCCTGGCCGTAATCGAGCGTTCCGGTGATGAGCTGCACCGAGCCATCGGGATCGAACACGATCTTGCCGAGCTCGACGCCGGGAGGTGCGGTCACCTCCAGATAGGAACCGACGGCGATGCCACGCAGTTTGCCGGACTTCTTGCTCTCCTTCTTGCGCTTGGCAAAATTCTCGTGGTCGGAGATTTCGAGCGCCTTGTTGAAGACAGCCTGGAAGTCGCCGCTGTCATAGGTGACGCCGGAGGACGCGGCGAACGGCATCTGGTTCTGCTTGATGAAGTTGCGCTTGCGCAAGGTCAGCCGGTTGATGCCCATCTCGTCGGCGGCGCGGTCGATCAGCCGCTCCATGTAGTAGTTGGCCTCGGGCCGGCCCGCGCCGCGATAGGCGCCCATCAGCGTGGTGTTGGTCAGCACCGTCTTGATATCGACGGCCATCAGCGGTGTGCGATAGACGCTGGAAAAGTTCTTGCTGGTGTTGAGCGAGAGCGGACTGGGGGCAACGCCGGTGATGTAGGCACCGAGATTGCCGTAGCCCGAGAGCTTGGCGGCGAGGAAATGCCCCTCGGCGTCCAGCGCGAGCTCGGCGTGAATCTTCTGCGCACGGCCGTGGCTGTCGGACAAGAAACTGGTCGAGCGTTCGTCCAGCCATTTTACCGGCCGTCCCAATTCCTTGGCCGCATACAGGATGCACATGTACTCGGGGTAGTTGACGTTCTTCATGCCGAAGGAGCCGCCGACATTGGCGGTGAGGATGCGCACCTTCTCGTTCGGCACCTTCAGGTTCTTGGCGAGGTTGGCGCGGTTGCCGGCGACGCCCTGCGTCGGCATCTGGATGGTGTAGCGCTCGGACTTCTTGTCGTAGGAGGCAAGGCCGACGCGCGGCTCCATCGAGACCACGGCGACGCGGGTGTTCTCGATGTCGACCTTGGTGACGTGAGCGGCGCTGGCGAAGGCCGCATTGACCTTCTCGATGTCGCCATAGTGGTAGTCGAGCGCGACATTGTTCGGGATGTGATCGTAGAGTTGCGGCGCGCCGGGTTTTGCGGCTTCCTCGGGATCGGTCACCGCTGGCAACGGGTCGATATCGAGCTCGACCGCCTCGGCCGCGTCGCGCGCCTGGGCCAGCGTCTCCGCCACCACGAAGGCGACAGGATCGCCGACGAAGCGGACCTTGTCGGTTGCGAGCGGCTGGCGGTTAGTCTGGAGCAGGGGAGAGCCGTCACGGCTCTTCAGCGGCAGGCCGCAGGTGAAGGGGCCGTAGCCGGCCGCATCGAGGTCCTTGCCGGTCCACACCCCCAGCACGCCCGGCATCGCCCTGGCGGCGTCGATGTTGATGCCGCGAATGGCGCCGTGGGCATGGGTCGAGCGGACGATCACGGCATGGGCCTGGCCCGGCAGGTTGAAATCGTCGGTGTAGCGGCCCTTGCCGCGCACCAGGGTATCGTCCTCCTTGCGGCGGACCGGCTGCCCGACGCCATATTTTTGCAGTGCAATAGCGTTTTCGAGCGTCGAGGATTTGGTGTGTTCTTGCATGGAATTGACCTGAAAAGCCGGCAATTGCGCGGTTTGGGGGGCGCCTAGGGGACCGGACCCCTCAAAAATAACCCACCGGCCCGTTCACGACAACGCACGAATGGGCATGGTCCCATGTGATGTGTTGTTGCGCAGGATTGGTGCGCTGCTAATGTTTCAGGCGAAAAAGCAATTCCAGCTCGGCCTAACCGGCCGCGGAAAGACAGTTTGTATGAATGACCACACGCGGCTCCGCGACGGCCTTGCGCCGCACGGTGAGCTGGGGTCGATGGCGGCGGCGTTCGCCACTGAACCGGCCGTCGGCGCGCAAGCGCCGGGAACCGGCGTCTACGCGGCGCTCGACCTCGGCACCAACAATTGCAGGCTCCTGATCGCCTGTCCGACCCACGACGGCTTTCGGGTGGTCGATTCCTTCTCGCGCATCATCCGGCTCGGCGAGGGCGTCTCGGCGACGGGGTGCATCAGCGAGGCCGCGATCGAGCGCGCCATCGTGGCGCTCGGGATCTGCCGCGACAAGATCAACCTGCGCAAAGCCAAGCGATTGCGGCTGATCGCCACCGAAGCCTGCCGCGCTGCCTCGAACGCCGAGGGCTTTCGCAGCCGCGTCGCTGCCGAGACCGGGATCGAGCTCGAGGTGATCGACCGCGAGACCGAGGCGGCGCTCGCCGTGCTCGGCTGCTCGCCGCTGGTCGATCCCAGGGGGCGCGGCGCGATCCTGTTCGACATCGGCGGCGGCTCGACCGAGCTGGTGCGAATCGAGCGCGACGCCGCAAATCCGGAGCCGCGCATCAAAGCCTGGATGTCGATCCCGTTCGGTGTGGTCACGCTGGCCGAGCAGTTCGGGGGCCGCGACGTGACGCCCGAGATCTACGCCGCAATGGAGCGCGAGGTCGCCCGTCACATCACGCCGTTCGCCGAACAGCATGGCGGCGATCTCGCCGACATGCATCTCCTGGGCACATCCGGCACTGTGACGACGCTCGCCGGCATCCATCTCAATCTCGCGCGCTACGACCGCCGCCGCATCGACAGCGTCTGGATGAACGATACCGACGTCACTGCGACCATCAACAAGCTGCTCGGCATGAGCTATGAGGAGCGCGCCGGCAACAGCTGCATCAGTATCGAGCGCGCCGATCTCGTGCTGGCCGGCTGCGCCATCCTCGACGCGATCCGCCGCGCCTTTCCCCTGCCACGCCTGCGCGTCGCCGACCGGGGCCTGCGCGAAGGCATGCTGGTCGAGATGATGCGCGAAGACGGCGCGCTCAGGAGCTGGTGAGATGGCCAAGGACACCACCGGCCGCTTGCACGTCCAGGTCAAGACCCACGGCAAGCGCAAATTGTCGTCGAAGCTCTGGCTGGAGCGGCAGCTCAACGACCCCTATGTGGTGAAGGCGAAGGCGCTGGGCTATCGCTCGCGCGCCGCCTTCAAGCTGCTCGAGATCGATGACAAATACCGGCTGCTGAAGCACGGCATGGCGGTGGTCGATCTCGGTGCGGCGCCGGGCGGCTGGAGCCAGATCGCCGCCAAGCGCGTCGGCTCGGTCGACGGCAAGGGCAAGGTCATCGCGATCGACCTGCTGGAAATCCCCGAGATTGCCGGCGTCGAGTTCGCGCAGCTCGACTTCATGGACAATGACGCGCCGGGCAAGCTCAAGGCCATGCTCGACGGCGGCGGTGCCGACGT containing:
- a CDS encoding Ppx/GppA phosphatase family protein; this translates as MNDHTRLRDGLAPHGELGSMAAAFATEPAVGAQAPGTGVYAALDLGTNNCRLLIACPTHDGFRVVDSFSRIIRLGEGVSATGCISEAAIERAIVALGICRDKINLRKAKRLRLIATEACRAASNAEGFRSRVAAETGIELEVIDRETEAALAVLGCSPLVDPRGRGAILFDIGGGSTELVRIERDAANPEPRIKAWMSIPFGVVTLAEQFGGRDVTPEIYAAMEREVARHITPFAEQHGGDLADMHLLGTSGTVTTLAGIHLNLARYDRRRIDSVWMNDTDVTATINKLLGMSYEERAGNSCISIERADLVLAGCAILDAIRRAFPLPRLRVADRGLREGMLVEMMREDGALRSW
- a CDS encoding RlmE family RNA methyltransferase; amino-acid sequence: MAKDTTGRLHVQVKTHGKRKLSSKLWLERQLNDPYVVKAKALGYRSRAAFKLLEIDDKYRLLKHGMAVVDLGAAPGGWSQIAAKRVGSVDGKGKVIAIDLLEIPEIAGVEFAQLDFMDNDAPGKLKAMLDGGGADVVMSDMAANTTGHRKTDQLRIVGLIETAAAFACDVLKPGGTFLAKAFQSGADAELLAQLKRDFATVRHVKPAASRADSSERYVLATGFRGGATE